One Azospirillum brasilense DNA segment encodes these proteins:
- a CDS encoding ABC transporter ATP-binding protein, with the protein MRRTEGTLEITGLTAGYGETRIIEGLTFTVPAGGRLALLGRNGMGKTTTLATLVGQTTRHAGSVRLDGVELSGLNSSARAAAGLGYVPQTRDIFRSLTVEENLVTGLKGRPRSALEEAYALFPRLKERRGNGGGALSGGEQQMLSVARALLGRPTVLLLDEPLEGLAPVICDQLMQALAQLTVTLILVEQQVDRALDFAQSAVILERGQVVHEGAAADLRDDHALMERHLGVALAV; encoded by the coding sequence ATGCGCCGCACTGAAGGGACGCTGGAGATCACCGGTCTGACCGCCGGTTACGGCGAGACCCGCATCATCGAAGGGCTGACCTTCACCGTGCCGGCCGGCGGGCGGCTGGCCCTGCTGGGCCGCAACGGCATGGGCAAGACCACGACGCTGGCCACCCTGGTCGGGCAGACGACGCGGCACGCCGGCAGCGTCCGGCTGGACGGCGTCGAGCTGAGCGGCCTCAATTCCTCCGCACGGGCGGCGGCCGGGCTGGGCTATGTGCCGCAGACGCGCGACATCTTCCGCTCGCTGACGGTGGAGGAGAATCTGGTCACCGGGCTGAAGGGCCGGCCGCGCTCCGCCCTGGAGGAGGCCTACGCGCTGTTCCCCCGCCTGAAGGAGCGGCGGGGCAACGGCGGCGGCGCGCTCTCCGGCGGCGAGCAGCAGATGCTGTCGGTCGCCCGCGCGCTGCTCGGCCGGCCGACGGTGCTGCTGCTGGACGAGCCGCTGGAGGGCTTGGCTCCGGTGATCTGCGATCAACTGATGCAGGCTCTGGCGCAGCTGACCGTCACCCTGATCCTGGTGGAGCAGCAGGTGGACCGCGCCCTGGACTTCGCGCAGAGTGCGGTGATCCTGGAACGCGGCCAAGTTGTGCATGAGGGGGCGGCCGCCGATCTGCGGGACGACCACGCCCTCATGGAGCGGCACCTCGGCGTCGCTCTGGCGGTGTAA